In one Echinicola marina genomic region, the following are encoded:
- a CDS encoding DUF2306 domain-containing protein: MKKIWWFVFALLSIMIGVYPLVYIFMGDRDIGFLGTKSLVLLNSFSWNLGFYIHIVFAGIALLIGWIQFSVTIRNEHIKIHRTIGRFYVMCALLGALAGIYLGFYATGTWLTKMGFVLLGIFWLSSTFAAYFYILRKELIRHQKMMVYSYALCWAAVTLRIYLPFLNIIFSEFITAYTIVAWLCWVPNMAMACWINRRTDRKISDPIF; this comes from the coding sequence GTGAAAAAAATATGGTGGTTTGTTTTTGCTCTTCTATCTATAATGATAGGAGTTTATCCTCTTGTTTATATTTTCATGGGGGATCGGGATATTGGTTTTTTGGGTACGAAAAGCTTGGTGCTACTCAATAGTTTTTCATGGAATCTGGGCTTTTATATCCATATAGTTTTTGCAGGGATAGCTTTGTTGATCGGTTGGATTCAGTTTAGTGTAACAATTAGAAACGAGCATATAAAAATTCATAGGACCATTGGGCGATTTTACGTGATGTGTGCTTTGCTCGGTGCTTTAGCAGGTATTTATCTGGGCTTTTATGCAACAGGAACTTGGCTCACCAAGATGGGATTTGTGCTACTGGGGATTTTTTGGTTGTCAAGCACTTTTGCTGCTTATTTTTATATATTGAGAAAAGAGCTTATTCGTCATCAAAAGATGATGGTCTATAGTTATGCCCTTTGCTGGGCAGCAGTAACCTTAAGGATATATTTACCTTTTTTGAATATTATTTTTTCTGAATTTATTACTGCTTATACTATTGTGGCTTGGTTGTGCTGGGTTCCAAATATGGCGATGGCTTGTTGGATTAATCGTAGAACCGACCGGAAAATAAGTGATCCAATATTTTAA
- the prmC gene encoding peptide chain release factor N(5)-glutamine methyltransferase encodes MITTRQLYNSSHSKILSIYPDPEAQQLVFWLLEHFLGLSRADIIRDKAITEVPEALYLALKDLESGKPIQYILGLAPFYGREFKVSPEVLIPRNETEELVHLIIQENQQPNLKILDIGTGSGCIPISLSLEMPQSEVQALDISTDALAIAKDNASRLNAKINFYQADILNDEIPAKDLDILVSNPPYVRDLEKSMMRSNVLDHEPNLALFVRDDDPLIFYRTIAQKGLKALKPGGKLYFEINEALGEEMIELVKEMGYLEVSIHKDLHGKDRMLSATKR; translated from the coding sequence ATGATCACTACCAGGCAACTTTATAATTCTTCCCATTCCAAAATTCTAAGTATTTACCCAGATCCAGAGGCTCAACAATTGGTATTTTGGCTCTTAGAACATTTTCTTGGATTAAGCCGGGCGGACATCATTAGGGACAAAGCAATCACTGAAGTACCTGAGGCACTTTATCTGGCCCTAAAAGATTTAGAATCCGGAAAACCCATTCAATATATTCTTGGGCTCGCCCCTTTTTACGGCCGTGAATTTAAAGTATCTCCTGAAGTTTTAATTCCCCGAAATGAGACAGAAGAGTTAGTTCACCTTATTATTCAGGAAAATCAACAGCCTAATTTAAAGATATTGGATATTGGAACAGGTTCAGGCTGTATTCCGATCTCACTTTCCTTGGAAATGCCACAGTCTGAAGTACAAGCCTTGGACATCAGTACTGATGCATTAGCAATAGCTAAAGATAATGCATCAAGGCTAAATGCTAAAATCAACTTTTACCAAGCCGACATTTTAAATGATGAAATCCCTGCAAAGGATTTGGATATATTGGTCAGCAATCCTCCTTACGTACGCGATCTTGAAAAGTCTATGATGCGAAGTAACGTCCTTGACCATGAACCGAATTTGGCACTTTTTGTCAGAGATGATGATCCTCTGATTTTCTATAGAACGATCGCCCAAAAGGGATTAAAGGCACTTAAGCCCGGAGGCAAGCTCTATTTTGAAATCAACGAGGCCCTTGGTGAGGAAATGATTGAGCTAGTTAAAGAAATGGGTTATTTAGAAGTGTCCATTCACAAAGATCTACATGGAAAAGACCGGATGCTATCTGCTACCAAAAGATAA
- a CDS encoding DEAD/DEAH box helicase: MPNKLSPKLKKNLKDSLHYFNKASLNKGYSLFSNGGCRFSEYDPEENVFQFLVEGNEVPEYEVIIYGNETLIQEKWHSETNFFGMDGYYCECMAYMDYNHCKHIASAIYYLLERGPTYDDSLSGALEMPLEIDCKTDNVAAAILKHLDHKHQQAQYLNLENISAGKNSLKYELTDFHHTYELTIKAFKEHININCNYKKPYLTKIALAWFANRIQQYPQDLKFLKNTERKKIMQRVLDLHGLEKIEDKIENLFDVSFDGEELSVIPKGKLEGLYEPKMLCNFLGNKVFSPIEQWGSGALLDNGENENTDIFNPGIVLMVDSNNRSLIKIKLIKGKGTKKSPKLLKTKLSWLDDPEDFTLSYRRGLHELQSKIDRINRLFVKEKNDTNYLSTYSKILDLIDTSTIPLHILEIHGYYHDNKPRPSDLFPLDPIKASLSFKIDQVRGIYELQPLLTFGDQDYPFNEIKNHLELSEFYLIHKDSNYLFFDSPKAIKALTSFWAAPLIRFSEKNLKELEENLILPLSKNFTVSYPAGHMETKEPSSKPSKQLYISEMGNFVIFRPILRYENSMDSNPMEESTLIDHSNQIIYATDKDEENDYVTFLKGMHPSFEKQGSQGFLYLNFEEFLEDYWFLKVFENVKKVGVQVFGLDTLKNFRFSPHQAAVQFKLDTKPDWFEANLEVAFGNNKVRLKDLKKAVEQGSNYIELSDGTLGILPEQWLEKFGKLFRSSLQEKESLKVSKTHFDLIGELADPLEHKKILQEIAEKKEKLASFTKIEQTKPPKKLVASLRTYQQQGLNWLNFLKDYGWGGILADDMGLGKTLQLIALICQLKEHKKACNVLVVAPTTLLFNWKNELEKFAPHLDYFIHHGQRYDDPGEFSKHDLILTSYGVVINDIELLKQIKFELIVADESQAIKNISSLRHKALVQLKSNLKIALSGTPIENNIGELFAQMNFVNPGFFSTMAAFKRDYANKFKNGGDEALTVELRKKVAPFILRRTKEEVLTELPDKTEEYLYCEMGKTQRKLYDAYRNEYRDFLLKKFEEDGPENSKMYVLEGLTRLRQICDATALVKNGEENQESAKIDLLLEHILEKTGEHKILIFSQFVKMLEQITKKLAEKQVSYVYLDGKTSMKERENRVNHFQENEDTRVFLISLKAGGTGLNLTAADYVYIVDPWWNPATENQAIDRCYRMGQKKNVFAYRMICKNSVEEKIIQLQEAKKKLSKEVIGEGESILSELNRDSLLELFD; this comes from the coding sequence ATGCCCAATAAACTATCCCCTAAGTTAAAAAAAAACCTAAAAGACTCACTTCATTACTTCAATAAAGCGAGTTTAAATAAGGGATATAGCCTTTTTTCTAATGGTGGTTGTAGATTTTCAGAATATGATCCTGAAGAAAATGTATTCCAGTTTCTTGTTGAGGGAAATGAGGTGCCTGAGTATGAAGTAATCATATATGGAAATGAAACCCTTATTCAAGAAAAATGGCATTCTGAAACAAATTTTTTCGGCATGGATGGTTATTATTGTGAGTGTATGGCTTATATGGACTATAACCATTGTAAGCATATCGCTTCGGCAATCTATTACCTTCTCGAAAGGGGCCCCACATATGACGATTCCCTTTCAGGCGCCCTTGAGATGCCTCTTGAAATAGACTGTAAGACTGATAATGTAGCAGCAGCTATCCTGAAACATTTAGATCACAAGCATCAGCAAGCCCAGTATCTAAATTTAGAAAATATCAGTGCAGGCAAAAACTCCCTAAAATATGAACTCACAGATTTTCACCATACTTATGAACTGACCATAAAGGCCTTCAAAGAGCATATCAATATAAATTGCAATTACAAAAAGCCTTACCTTACAAAAATAGCCTTAGCTTGGTTCGCTAACAGAATACAACAATATCCCCAAGATCTCAAATTCCTAAAAAACACGGAAAGAAAGAAGATCATGCAGCGTGTCCTTGACTTACATGGCTTGGAAAAAATTGAAGATAAAATCGAAAACCTTTTTGATGTTTCATTTGACGGGGAAGAATTGTCGGTCATTCCTAAGGGAAAACTTGAAGGGCTCTATGAACCTAAAATGCTATGCAATTTTCTTGGGAATAAGGTCTTCTCCCCTATTGAGCAATGGGGATCAGGAGCACTTCTGGATAATGGAGAAAATGAAAATACGGACATCTTTAATCCGGGAATAGTCCTAATGGTAGACTCCAATAATCGTTCTTTGATAAAAATAAAGCTTATTAAAGGAAAAGGCACTAAGAAATCCCCCAAACTTCTCAAGACCAAGCTTTCTTGGCTGGATGACCCCGAAGATTTCACCCTAAGCTACCGTAGAGGACTTCATGAGCTGCAGAGCAAAATCGATAGGATCAACAGGCTATTCGTCAAAGAAAAAAACGACACCAACTATCTTTCTACTTATAGCAAGATCCTTGACTTGATCGATACCTCCACTATTCCTTTGCATATCCTAGAGATTCATGGATATTACCATGACAACAAACCCCGGCCGTCTGACCTATTTCCTCTGGATCCCATTAAAGCTTCTCTTAGTTTTAAAATTGACCAGGTCCGTGGAATCTATGAATTACAACCCCTTCTCACTTTCGGGGATCAGGATTATCCTTTCAATGAAATCAAAAACCATCTGGAGTTATCAGAGTTTTATCTGATCCACAAAGACAGCAACTATTTGTTTTTCGACTCTCCAAAAGCCATCAAGGCCTTGACCTCTTTTTGGGCAGCTCCATTGATACGGTTTTCCGAAAAAAACCTGAAAGAACTCGAAGAAAATCTCATCCTGCCACTGTCCAAGAATTTTACGGTCAGCTATCCGGCAGGTCACATGGAAACCAAAGAACCTTCCTCAAAACCAAGCAAGCAGTTGTACATTTCAGAAATGGGCAATTTTGTCATTTTCAGACCCATTTTGCGCTATGAAAACAGCATGGACTCTAATCCCATGGAGGAATCCACCCTTATAGATCATTCCAACCAGATCATATACGCAACGGACAAAGATGAAGAAAATGACTATGTCACCTTCTTGAAGGGCATGCATCCAAGTTTCGAAAAGCAGGGTTCCCAAGGTTTCCTATATTTGAATTTTGAAGAATTTCTGGAGGATTATTGGTTTTTGAAGGTTTTTGAAAACGTAAAGAAAGTAGGTGTTCAGGTTTTTGGTCTTGACACCTTAAAAAACTTCAGGTTTTCTCCCCATCAGGCTGCAGTGCAGTTTAAACTGGACACCAAACCCGATTGGTTTGAAGCCAACCTGGAAGTAGCCTTTGGCAATAATAAAGTCCGCCTAAAAGATCTAAAAAAGGCTGTCGAACAGGGCAGCAACTATATCGAACTCTCCGATGGAACACTCGGGATATTGCCGGAACAATGGCTTGAAAAATTTGGAAAGCTGTTCCGCTCCTCCCTGCAAGAAAAGGAGAGCCTGAAAGTTTCCAAGACTCATTTTGACCTGATTGGTGAACTGGCTGATCCCCTCGAACATAAAAAAATTCTTCAGGAAATAGCCGAGAAAAAGGAAAAACTGGCTTCATTCACCAAAATTGAACAAACCAAGCCTCCAAAAAAACTCGTCGCCAGTCTTAGAACCTATCAGCAACAAGGCCTCAACTGGCTAAACTTCCTAAAAGACTATGGCTGGGGAGGCATATTGGCTGACGATATGGGGTTGGGCAAAACCCTTCAGCTTATTGCCCTAATCTGCCAACTGAAAGAGCATAAAAAAGCCTGCAATGTATTGGTAGTGGCTCCTACCACCCTCTTGTTCAACTGGAAAAATGAGCTGGAAAAATTTGCTCCCCATCTGGATTATTTTATCCATCACGGACAGCGTTATGATGACCCGGGAGAATTTAGTAAACATGACCTGATTCTGACCAGCTATGGGGTCGTCATCAACGACATCGAACTGTTAAAGCAAATAAAGTTTGAACTGATCGTGGCGGACGAATCTCAGGCCATCAAAAACATCTCTTCCCTCCGACACAAAGCCCTGGTGCAGTTAAAGTCCAACTTAAAAATCGCACTTTCGGGTACTCCCATCGAAAACAATATAGGGGAGCTCTTTGCCCAAATGAACTTTGTCAACCCTGGATTCTTCAGTACCATGGCTGCCTTTAAGCGTGACTATGCCAATAAGTTCAAAAACGGTGGTGATGAAGCATTGACCGTCGAATTACGAAAAAAGGTTGCTCCCTTTATCCTCAGGCGTACCAAGGAGGAAGTGCTCACTGAGCTGCCTGACAAAACCGAGGAATACCTTTACTGCGAAATGGGCAAAACCCAGCGCAAGCTCTATGACGCCTACAGGAACGAATACAGGGATTTCCTGCTGAAAAAGTTTGAAGAAGACGGCCCTGAAAATTCCAAAATGTATGTATTAGAAGGACTTACCCGGCTAAGACAGATCTGCGATGCCACAGCACTGGTCAAAAACGGAGAAGAAAACCAAGAATCTGCTAAAATCGACCTGTTGCTAGAGCATATCCTAGAAAAGACCGGAGAACACAAAATATTAATATTCAGCCAGTTTGTAAAAATGCTGGAACAGATTACTAAAAAGCTTGCGGAGAAACAGGTTTCTTACGTCTATCTGGATGGAAAAACCAGCATGAAGGAACGTGAAAACAGGGTAAACCATTTCCAAGAAAACGAAGATACCAGGGTGTTCCTTATCAGTTTGAAAGCAGGAGGAACAGGACTAAATTTGACTGCTGCTGATTATGTGTACATTGTGGATCCATGGTGGAATCCCGCAACCGAAAACCAAGCCATTGACCGTTGCTACAGGATGGGGCAGAAAAAAAATGTTTTTGCCTATAGAATGATATGCAAAAACTCCGTGGAGGAAAAAATCATACAGTTGCAAGAAGCTAAGAAAAAATTATCCAAAGAGGTAATTGGAGAGGGAGAAAGTATTCTGAGCGAATTGAACAGAGATTCTTTACTGGAATTGTTTGATTAA
- a CDS encoding GNAT family N-acetyltransferase — MRIEGNKGIALVSWGGQHFHKLYPMANNPAVAKNLKDSFPQPYTIHDARAWIEHNIKFNPPQNFAIEKNGELVGAIGAEKGKDELRTNMEIGFWIGQAYWGQGIATEATKLFVHHLFEKFPVYRVFATIYDFNIPCMRVIQKAGFQEEAILKNAFIKNDKVGDIYQYVMLKDELQNQQTTTL, encoded by the coding sequence ATGAGAATCGAAGGAAACAAGGGCATAGCATTAGTATCCTGGGGAGGCCAGCACTTCCACAAACTGTATCCCATGGCCAACAACCCTGCAGTTGCGAAAAATCTGAAGGATAGTTTTCCACAGCCCTACACCATACATGATGCCCGTGCATGGATAGAACACAATATAAAATTCAATCCTCCACAAAATTTTGCCATTGAGAAAAATGGAGAACTGGTAGGAGCCATTGGCGCAGAAAAGGGCAAGGATGAATTACGTACCAATATGGAAATTGGTTTCTGGATAGGTCAAGCCTACTGGGGGCAGGGAATTGCTACGGAAGCCACCAAACTTTTTGTGCATCACCTCTTCGAAAAATTCCCTGTTTATCGGGTATTTGCAACTATTTACGACTTTAATATCCCCTGCATGCGTGTGATCCAGAAAGCAGGCTTTCAGGAAGAAGCAATCTTAAAAAATGCTTTTATCAAAAATGACAAAGTGGGAGATATCTATCAATATGTGATGCTCAAGGACGAATTACAAAATCAACAAACAACGACCCTATAG
- the prfA gene encoding peptide chain release factor 1, which produces MLDKLEHIKDRFEEVGQLIIQPDAMADMSKYTKLTKEYKDLEKIVAVYDEYKLVLENIDSSKEILENEKDPDFRDMAKAELDELKDRQVVLEKDLKQMLIPKDPNDSKDCILEIRSGTGGDEAAIFAGDLFRMYQRFAEKQNWNLTILDLTFGSAGGYKEIISTVSGADVYGMLKYESGVHRVQRVPATETQGRVHTSAATVAVLPEMEDVDVQIDMNDVRKDTYCSSGPGGQSVNTTYSAVRLTHEPTGIVVTCQDQKSQIKNFEKALKVLRSRIYEIELAKHNEAVGAQRKSMVGSGDRSDKIRTYNYPQSRVTDHRINKTVYNLPDVVEGNIEEFISALRFAENAERLKNSGMED; this is translated from the coding sequence ATGCTTGATAAGTTAGAGCACATAAAGGACCGCTTTGAAGAAGTCGGACAGCTGATCATTCAGCCAGATGCCATGGCGGATATGAGTAAATACACAAAGCTCACCAAGGAATATAAAGACTTGGAAAAAATAGTCGCCGTTTATGATGAATATAAACTGGTACTCGAAAATATAGACAGTTCAAAAGAGATACTCGAAAATGAAAAAGACCCAGATTTTAGGGACATGGCCAAGGCCGAACTTGATGAATTAAAAGACAGGCAGGTAGTATTGGAAAAGGACCTCAAGCAAATGCTGATCCCAAAAGATCCAAATGATTCCAAAGACTGTATCCTTGAGATCCGAAGTGGGACAGGAGGGGATGAAGCCGCTATTTTTGCCGGTGACCTTTTCAGAATGTACCAGCGTTTTGCTGAAAAACAAAATTGGAACCTGACCATTCTCGATTTGACCTTCGGCTCAGCAGGAGGTTATAAAGAGATTATCAGTACTGTTTCCGGGGCTGATGTTTATGGCATGCTTAAATATGAGTCTGGAGTCCATCGTGTCCAAAGGGTACCCGCCACAGAAACCCAAGGCAGGGTACATACTTCAGCGGCTACTGTTGCTGTTTTGCCTGAAATGGAAGATGTAGATGTGCAGATCGATATGAACGATGTACGAAAGGATACTTACTGTTCTTCTGGGCCAGGAGGTCAGTCCGTGAACACCACCTATTCTGCAGTTAGGTTGACACACGAACCAACTGGAATAGTAGTAACTTGTCAGGATCAGAAATCCCAGATCAAAAACTTTGAAAAAGCCCTAAAGGTACTTAGGTCCAGGATTTATGAAATTGAACTGGCCAAGCACAATGAAGCCGTGGGTGCGCAGAGAAAATCCATGGTGGGCAGCGGTGACCGTTCTGACAAGATCAGAACGTATAACTATCCACAAAGCCGGGTTACCGATCACAGGATCAACAAAACCGTTTACAACCTTCCAGATGTAGTAGAAGGAAATATCGAGGAATTTATCAGTGCGCTGCGATTTGCAGAAAATGCTGAAAGACTCAAGAACAGTGGCATGGAGGATTGA
- a CDS encoding Tll0287-like domain-containing protein codes for MKRLLILGVFASGIMACNSEKHVDKEVLEEVNQSMEIKKVSEVDILNKAMEWGDEISGAAQEELMTKLLSTIEEKGVSEAIAFCNVEALPGLKKLSDDYGVKIRRVSHDYRNPEDQPGEMEEMLLQAYEYNEENDIANTTNVQELPGGEVLLYTKAIKIPGKLCLNCHGAPGKDITEETLAKLNELYPEDKAKGHEVGDLRGMWSIAIPKKEVVKKL; via the coding sequence ATGAAGAGATTATTGATACTTGGCGTGTTCGCTTCGGGGATCATGGCCTGTAATTCTGAAAAACACGTGGATAAAGAGGTTTTGGAAGAGGTCAACCAGTCCATGGAAATCAAAAAAGTCAGTGAGGTAGATATCCTTAATAAAGCGATGGAATGGGGTGATGAGATCAGTGGAGCGGCTCAGGAGGAGCTCATGACTAAATTACTAAGCACCATTGAAGAAAAGGGAGTATCGGAAGCCATTGCCTTTTGTAATGTGGAAGCATTGCCCGGTTTGAAAAAGCTGAGTGATGATTATGGGGTCAAAATTAGACGTGTGTCTCATGACTATAGGAATCCTGAGGACCAGCCGGGTGAGATGGAGGAAATGCTGCTGCAGGCCTATGAGTATAATGAAGAAAATGATATCGCCAATACCACCAATGTGCAAGAATTGCCAGGTGGAGAAGTGCTTTTATATACCAAAGCCATAAAAATTCCCGGAAAACTTTGTCTGAACTGTCATGGAGCACCAGGTAAGGATATTACTGAGGAAACTTTGGCCAAATTGAATGAACTATATCCAGAAGATAAAGCCAAGGGGCATGAAGTAGGTGATCTAAGAGGGATGTGGAGTATAGCCATTCCCAAAAAAGAAGTGGTGAAGAAATTATAA
- a CDS encoding thiamine pyrophosphokinase, whose protein sequence is MSSHHFVKEQQEPALLILDTQDYSFNQLSSLLEWVPTVLVAQEAIETVISWGIKIDVILASTEFQRENLHLLEEQYPVKFLTVKNNDFLNEGLQYLIASKHSAVNIIGFEHLKVFDLEEKLDYLNIVIFDGPIRYFPVKEKSFKKWFPESALQIHAAEGSLVEMKSANETQLIKISHATFVETTEGTVTFNSIKPFWIGEMI, encoded by the coding sequence ATGTCCTCCCATCATTTTGTAAAAGAGCAACAAGAGCCGGCACTATTGATTCTCGACACGCAAGATTATAGTTTTAACCAATTATCCTCCTTGCTGGAATGGGTACCAACGGTCTTGGTCGCACAGGAAGCCATAGAAACGGTTATTTCCTGGGGCATCAAAATTGATGTGATTTTGGCTTCTACTGAATTCCAAAGAGAAAACCTGCATCTATTGGAAGAGCAGTACCCCGTTAAATTCCTCACTGTCAAAAACAATGACTTCCTTAATGAAGGGCTGCAATATTTGATCGCTTCCAAGCATTCGGCGGTAAATATTATTGGCTTCGAACACCTGAAAGTTTTTGATTTGGAAGAAAAATTGGACTATTTGAACATTGTCATCTTTGATGGTCCTATCCGGTATTTTCCTGTCAAGGAAAAATCCTTTAAAAAATGGTTTCCTGAAAGTGCTCTGCAAATCCATGCTGCTGAAGGAAGCCTTGTAGAAATGAAAAGCGCCAATGAAACGCAATTGATAAAAATCAGCCATGCCACCTTTGTAGAAACGACAGAAGGCACGGTGACCTTTAACTCCATTAAGCCCTTTTGGATTGGGGAAATGATCTAA
- a CDS encoding 3-hydroxyanthranilate 3,4-dioxygenase encodes MKLAKPFNFKKWIDDNRHLLKPPIGNQQVYKGNDDFIVMVVGGPNSRKDYHYNEGEEFFYQLEGDIVLKVIEDGEPKDIAIKEGEIFLLPPRVPHSPRRPANTIGLVFERYRREGEKDGFIWHCENCGNKLYEEYHEVTDIVNQLPPIMERFWSNPEHTTCTQCGTKMEK; translated from the coding sequence ATGAAATTAGCTAAACCATTTAACTTCAAAAAGTGGATTGATGATAATAGACACCTTTTGAAGCCACCGATCGGTAATCAGCAAGTTTATAAGGGCAATGATGACTTTATAGTGATGGTCGTGGGAGGCCCCAATTCCCGTAAAGATTATCATTATAATGAAGGGGAAGAGTTTTTCTATCAGCTAGAAGGAGATATTGTCCTTAAAGTAATAGAAGATGGTGAGCCCAAGGACATAGCGATAAAAGAAGGGGAGATTTTCCTGCTTCCACCAAGGGTGCCCCACAGTCCAAGAAGGCCTGCCAATACCATAGGTTTGGTCTTTGAGCGTTATAGAAGAGAAGGTGAGAAGGATGGTTTTATATGGCACTGCGAAAATTGCGGAAATAAGCTTTATGAAGAATACCATGAAGTAACTGATATCGTTAACCAGTTGCCTCCCATCATGGAGAGATTCTGGAGCAATCCGGAGCACACCACTTGTACTCAGTGTGGGACTAAGATGGAGAAATAG
- the kynU gene encoding kynureninase: MISYEYSLDFAKKMDAEDPLKDFQEQFLFPKIDGKAAIYFCGNSLGLQPKTVEAYVQRELHAWADKAVDGHFDGEQPWFSIHTRAKKALSKIVGAQEEEVVVMNSLTSNLHALMVSFYRPEGKRFKILTEAGAFPSDMYMLESQVKFHGYSPEDAIIEIAPRTGEHTLRTEDILATISDHADELALVMMAGLQYYTGQVFDMKRITEAGHGVGALVGFDLAHAAGNYPLALHDWEVDFAAWCSYKYLNSGPGNVAGIFVHEKFADNKELNRFAGWWGHEEQERFMMEKGFKPMYGADGWQTSNGNVLGMAAHQASLDVFEQAGIDRLREKSVLLTGYLEYLIQRINGESGILEIITPQDPAERGCQLSLLIHKGGKAVFDEFYRNGILGDWRNPNVIRLAPTPLYNSFEEVYRFAQILERSLAKFT, encoded by the coding sequence ATGATTTCTTACGAATACAGCCTTGACTTTGCCAAGAAGATGGATGCTGAAGATCCCTTAAAGGATTTTCAGGAACAGTTTCTTTTTCCCAAAATTGATGGGAAAGCAGCTATATATTTCTGTGGAAACTCATTGGGTTTGCAGCCTAAAACGGTCGAAGCATATGTGCAAAGAGAGCTTCATGCTTGGGCTGATAAGGCGGTAGATGGGCATTTTGACGGGGAGCAACCTTGGTTTTCTATTCATACTCGCGCCAAAAAGGCTTTGTCCAAAATTGTAGGTGCGCAGGAAGAAGAAGTCGTGGTAATGAATAGTTTGACCAGCAACCTTCATGCTTTGATGGTTTCCTTTTACCGACCTGAAGGCAAAAGGTTTAAAATTTTGACGGAGGCGGGAGCATTTCCTTCTGATATGTATATGTTGGAGAGCCAAGTAAAGTTTCATGGCTATTCGCCAGAGGATGCAATCATAGAAATAGCACCAAGAACTGGAGAACATACGCTCAGGACTGAGGATATTTTAGCCACTATTTCGGATCATGCAGATGAGCTTGCGTTGGTGATGATGGCAGGTCTGCAATATTATACCGGTCAGGTCTTTGATATGAAGCGCATAACCGAAGCAGGACATGGTGTTGGTGCCTTGGTGGGCTTTGATCTAGCGCACGCAGCAGGTAATTATCCATTGGCTTTACATGATTGGGAGGTGGATTTTGCTGCTTGGTGTAGCTATAAGTATTTGAACTCTGGCCCTGGAAATGTAGCAGGGATTTTTGTGCATGAGAAATTTGCTGATAATAAAGAGTTGAATCGGTTTGCAGGTTGGTGGGGTCATGAAGAGCAGGAGCGTTTCATGATGGAGAAGGGGTTCAAGCCGATGTATGGCGCTGATGGTTGGCAGACTTCCAATGGCAATGTACTGGGGATGGCTGCCCATCAAGCATCTTTGGATGTTTTTGAGCAGGCAGGAATAGACAGGTTGAGAGAAAAGAGCGTGTTGTTGACGGGGTATTTGGAATATCTGATTCAAAGAATCAATGGAGAAAGTGGGATATTGGAAATAATTACTCCTCAGGATCCAGCAGAAAGAGGCTGCCAATTGTCCTTATTGATCCATAAGGGGGGCAAGGCTGTTTTCGATGAGTTTTATAGAAATGGAATCCTTGGTGACTGGAGAAATCCAAATGTGATCAGACTTGCTCCTACACCATTGTACAACAGCTTTGAGGAAGTCTATCGTTTTGCACAGATTTTGGAACGATCTTTGGCAAAATTTACTTAA